GATGGAAATCATTATTGCTATTGTTAAAACAAAGGTAGTTGCAGTATCGACCGAATACATCACCGCAGGTCCGAAAAAATTTCTCACAGCATTAATGTCATTTGTCGCGTGAGCCATTATATCGCCAGTTTTAGTGTTTTGAAAAAACTTCATTGGGAGCTTTTGCAGATGGTCCCAAAAATCGTTTCGCATATCAAACTCAATCAACCGCGATGAGACAATAATCGTTTCACGGATTAAAAATCTAAATACACCGCTGAAAAATGTAACACCAACAATTAAAAGTGCATAAGTAAGCAAGGCATCCGATGATATATTCTTTTGTAATTCGTCAATGCTGTCACGAATAAGGATTGGAACATAAACGCTCGAAATATTCGAGAGAAGGATAAAGACGAATCCCCAAAGCAGCTTCTTCTTGTGACGAATGAAATATTTTTTAAGTGTAAATAGTGAACGCAAATAAATCCTATAGGCGAATAAGAATACCTAACATATCTTAAACTTAAAAAGTTTAATTGCTAACTAATCTATTATCCCAAAGCCGGTATATTTCTGAAGAACTTTTGGAACAATGAGTTTTCCTTCAGGAGTTTGATAATTTTCCATGATCGAAACCATTAATCTGCTTGTTGCGAGTCCTGAACCGTTGAGCGTATGAACAAATTCCGGCTTTCCTCCTTCTTTTCTTTTAAAACGGATGTTAGACCGCCTCGCTTGAAAATCTACAAAGTTACTGCACGAAGAAGCTTCCAAATATTTTTGTTCGACCGGAGCCCAGACTTCAATGTCATAACATTTTGCTGCGGCGAAACTTAAGTCCCCTGTACAAAGCATAAGAATTCGATATGGAATTTTTAATTCTTTCAGAACATCTTCAGCATCATTTACTAATATCTCTAATTCATTGTACGAGTCTTCGGGCTTAACAAATTTCACCATTTCAACTTTATTGAATTGATGTACTCGTAGAAATCCTTTTGTATCTTTTCCATATGAGCCTGCTTCTCTTCTAAAACAAGCGGAGTAACCAACATATTTAATCGGAAGGTGGTCTTCTCTTAACATCTCATCACGATAGATATTTGTAATTGGAACTTCAGCAGTAGGAATTGGAAAGAGATCATCGGCATCACACCGGTACATATCTTCTTCCATCTTGGGAATTTGTCCGGTTCCGATCATTGAAGCACGATTAACAAGAAACGGCGGAAAGACTTCTTGATATCCATGTTTTTCAAGATGTATATCGATCATAAAATTTAGCAGAGCGCGTTCGAGGGTTGCACCTTTACCGATGTATAAAGGAAAACCACCTCCGGAAATTTTTGCACCGCGCTCAAAATCAAGAATGCTTAATTTCCTGCCAAGTGCTAAGTGATCAAGATAATTGTTACTCTCAAGTTGGTATTTATATTCATGCGGCTGCCATTTTCTAATCTCAACATTTTTCGTTGGGTCTCCGCCAATTGGAACGCTTTCATGCGGTAAATTAGGAATTGTTAACAGTATTGAATTTAATTGTTTCTCAAGCTCAGATAAATCTTGATCGAGTTTGGTAATCCCGTCTGAAACTGATTTCATCCTAGCAATTATATCCGATGCATCTTTGCCTTCTCTTTTAAGTTTAGCAACTTCAGATGAAGCTTGATTTTTCAGAGCTTTTTGTGATTCAACATTACTGATGATTTCACGCCGCTTTTGATCAAGCTTTAACAATTGATCAATATTGTCTTTTTCATTTT
The sequence above is a segment of the Ignavibacteria bacterium genome. Coding sequences within it:
- the serS gene encoding serine--tRNA ligase, with product MLDLKFIRENPDAVRQGITNKNEKDNIDQLLKLDQKRREIISNVESQKALKNQASSEVAKLKREGKDASDIIARMKSVSDGITKLDQDLSELEKQLNSILLTIPNLPHESVPIGGDPTKNVEIRKWQPHEYKYQLESNNYLDHLALGRKLSILDFERGAKISGGGFPLYIGKGATLERALLNFMIDIHLEKHGYQEVFPPFLVNRASMIGTGQIPKMEEDMYRCDADDLFPIPTAEVPITNIYRDEMLREDHLPIKYVGYSACFRREAGSYGKDTKGFLRVHQFNKVEMVKFVKPEDSYNELEILVNDAEDVLKELKIPYRILMLCTGDLSFAAAKCYDIEVWAPVEQKYLEASSCSNFVDFQARRSNIRFKRKEGGKPEFVHTLNGSGLATSRLMVSIMENYQTPEGKLIVPKVLQKYTGFGIID
- a CDS encoding ABC transporter ATP-binding protein is translated as MRSLFTLKKYFIRHKKKLLWGFVFILLSNISSVYVPILIRDSIDELQKNISSDALLTYALLIVGVTFFSGVFRFLIRETIIVSSRLIEFDMRNDFWDHLQKLPMKFFQNTKTGDIMAHATNDINAVRNFFGPAVMYSVDTATTFVLTIAIMISI